TCTTTTTGAACGTAGAAATAGTAAGTTTAAAACTTACTCTTTAGGAATGAAACAGCGTTTAGCTATCGCTTCTGCCCTATTAAATGATCCAGAAATTTTAATTTTAGATGAGCCTACAAATGGACTAGATCCTCAAGGAATACATGAAATTCGTCAAATAATTAAAGAAATTGCTAAAAATGGAACTACAATTTTACTAGCCTCTCACCTACTCGACGAGGTTGAAAAAGTATGTTCTCATGTAGTAGTAATAAGAAACGGAGTAAAGTTATACAGTGGTAGAGTTGATGAGATGACTGCTTCCAATGGATTTTTTGAACTTCAAGCAGATAATCAAGAAATACTTACTCAACTTTTAGAAAATCATCCAGCAATAGGAAACATCAAAGAAGAAAATGGAATTTTAATAGCTAGTCTTGACTCCGAACTTTCTGCTTCAGAAATTAATACATTTTTATTTGATAAAGGAATTTCTCTTTCTCACTTAGTGAAACGTAAACCTAGTTTAGAGCAACAATTCTTAGACCTTACCAACAACCAATAAACTTACACCATGCTACGACTTTTAAATATAGAAATTCATAAATTAAAATATAACAGAGCTAGTAAAGTTCTTTCAATTATTTACTTCGCATTATTAACCTCTATTGCTTTAATTGCAGCAATAAAATTTGATATTGGCCCCATTAAATTTCATTTAGCTGAACAAGGAATTTTTAATTTTCCATATATCTGGCACTTTAACACATATATGGCTGCAATATTTAAATTCTTTTTACTGCTAGTTATTGTTTCTATGATGGCAAACGAGTATAGTTATAAAACTTTAAAACAAAACTTAATAGACGGTTTAAGTAAAAAAGAATTTATTTTATCAAAATTTTATACCGTTATAGCTTTTGCTTTTATTTCAACCATCTTTGTTTTTATTGTCTCTTTAATTCTTGGAGCTATATATTCTGACTTTAATGAAATAGCTATCATATTTTCAGACTTAGATTATTTATTCGCTTTCTTCATAAAGTTATTAGGTTTTTTCTCCTTCGGATTGTTTTTAGGTGTCCTAATTAAACGATCAGCCTTTGCTGTAGCTGCTATGATTGTTTGGCTAATTGTTGAAAGTTTAATTAAAGGATATTTATACTGGACTTATAGAAATGTAAAAACGGGGGTTGATGAAGCTGTAAACTCAATCATGCAATTTTTCCCGCTAGAGTCTATGGCTAATTTAATTAAAGAACCATTTACAAGATTAGGTGCGGTAAAATCAGTAGCCAATCAAATAGGAGAAAATTTCACTAAAGACTATTCTGTTAGCCTTTTCAATATAGCTATTGTATTAATTTGGACCGCTATTTTTATTTACTCATCATATGCTTTGTTAAAAAAACGAGATTTATAGAGGGTTTTATGTAGTTTAGTTGTTTTATTTATATAATTAAATTCATTTTGATGAAAAAACAATTACTTCTAGCTTTTTTTATTATTGTCTCTATATCACTTTATAGCCAAAAAGAAGCAAATGTTTGGTACTTTGGAAATAATGCAGGACTCGATTTTAACTCAGGAAGTCCGGTAGCTTTAAATGATGGATTATTGAGAACTGATGAAGGTTGTTCATCTATTTCTGACGAAAATGGGAACCTATTATTTTATTCAGATGGTATTAATGTTTGGACTAAAAACCATGAGTTAATGCGTTACTCTAACGGTAGTTTAGCTAACAACCTACAAGGTAACCCATCAAGTTCACAATCTGGTCTAATTGTTCCAAACCCAGAAGATAAAAACCTTTACTATATTTTTACAGTAGGTACAGATTTTATTGGTAATCTTCCTTACCCTGACAATCCAGGATTTAAATATTATACTATTGACATTTCTAAAGGAAATGGAGGTGAGGTTGTTTCTGGACCTGTTAACCTTTCAAATGGACGAGATAGAGAATGGTCTGAAAAAGTTACAGCCGTTCAAGGAAAAGACTGTAAAGAAATATGGATTTTATCTATCGTACAAGATACTTTTTACGCCTATAAAATTGATAAAAACGGAGTGGACTCAACAACTCCTATAATTTCATCTTCATCTTACTATTTAAGAGATAAAAGAGGATATTTAAAAGCATCACCAGATGGGAGTAAAGTAGCACTTGCTGACTTTACAAATGACGGAAGTGGAAGATTAGTTTTATACGATTTTGATAACGCAACAGGTAAAGTAGCTTCTAACGGGTTAATTCTTACAAGTGGCCCAACTGATGGTTCTCCTTATGGTGTTGAGTTCTCTCAAGAATCTACAAAACTATACTCTTCTTTATATCATGAAAACAGTAACTCTTTCAGAGTTTTTCAATATAATTTATTAGATGCTAACATCGCACAAACTAAAACTCAAATCCATCAAGAGCAAGGTTATAGAGGTGCTTTACAATTAGCTCCAAACGGAAAGATATATGCTTCCATTCCAGATAGAGCCTATTTGGGAGCTATAGAGAATCCAGAAGATAATGCTACTGATATTCAATTTACTTCAAACGCTGTAAACTTAGGTGGCGCCATGTCTTCACAAGGATTACCTCCTTTTATTCAGTCATTTTTTGCACCTGTAAAATTAGTCAACCTAGCTAATAATGAGGTTTTAAACAATAGCAACCAAGTTTTTTGTATTGGAGAAAGTTATCAAATTCAACCAGAAAAAAACAACCCTAACGATACCTATACATGGTTTAAAGATGGAAAAGAAATAGCCAAGACAAGAATATTAACTGTTGATAACACTAATTTTGGAAGTGGTTTATATGAAATAAAAATAGAATCTAATTCTTACTGTAAAAAAACATTCACTGGTAAAGTCCAAATAACATTTGAACCAAAACCTACAATTAATCCAATTCAACCTTATATACAATGTGATTTCGACAGTAATCCTATTGATGGTTTTACAACTTTTAACCTAGAAGTATTAGAAAATGCTTTAGTAAATAACCTTACTGAAGTTACAATTGATTTTTTTGAAACATCTGATACTAGTTTTTCATCACCAATTAACAAAAATAATTACACTAATTTAACAGCAATAAACCACTCTATAACTGTAAAAGTCACAAATAACACTACCCGATGTTATCAAACTGACATTATTAATTTACAAGTAAACCCAACAGGATTAACTTCTTATAGCAATGAATACATCCATGAATTAGATCAAAATGCATCTAATCCTGATGCTAAATTTAGCATTGGTACTAATAACGGTTTTCTTGACTTCTCTTTGAAGACACAACAAATAATTAATAATTCAGGAGGGTCCCTATCAGAAAATACTCACGATTTTCAATACTACAGAACAGCAGAAGATGCTTCCTTACAAATAAATCAAATTATCCCCCCATACGAAGATGACTTATTTACCAACAATTCTGATGTATATATTAGAATTTCAAATAAAGGAGCTACATCTTGTGAAGCTGTTGGTAATTTTAAAATTTTTGTAGAAAAAATCCCTATCCCTAAAGGTAATTTAAATAACATTATCCTATGTGTTGATAACCCAAGGCTAACCCCTCAACCTCACACGACCCTTTTGAATGCTGATACAGGAAATACTACTGACACTTACAAGTGGTATTTAAATGGAAAATTACTCTCTGGAGAAACATCGGCTATTTACAACGCTAATACTACTGGTCAATATAAAGTTGAAGCCTATAGAACTCATCCAAACATCACTTCCCCTTTTATGGGTTATAATACATTTTTTGTTAAAGAATCCAATCAAGCGTTAATTGTAAACATTAAATCAGTAGACGATCAAGATAATCCAGATAGTAATAAAATTGAAATTACTGTTGATGGATTAGGAGATTATGAATATGCTTTAAATAGTACTAATCTCAGTGATTTTAGTAAGGGAAATGAGAACCTTACATACACTTTTACTGACATCCCTCCTGGGCTAAATTCTATTTCAATTAGAGATCGTAACGGATGTGGAATTACTACATCTAATCAAATTTCAACTATCTATTTTCAACGTCATTTCACCCCAAATAATGACGGACACTTTGACACATGGAAAGTTTTGGGTGTCGATAATGATTATTATGATGTTGTTAAAGTTCAAATTTTTAATCGCTTTGGAAAATTAATTAATGAAATTACTGATAAAAATAGTCAAGGTTGGGATGGTATATACAATGGCACTATTCTTCCTTCAAATGATTATTGGTACAATGCTGAATTGATAGACTCTAATGGAAAAGTTAGAAAAAAGACAGGACATTTTTCATTAATTAGAAAGTAAGTTTATAATCAAACAGATAATAAATACGGATAGTTTAATTGAAAAGCTATCCGTATTTTTGTTGAATGAACTTCGAATTAAACTCAGAATTTAAACCAACAGGGGATCAACCTCAAGCGATTAAACAATTAGCTAATGGAATTTTAGCTGATGAAAAGTATCAAACACTTTTAGGTGTTACTGGTTCTGGAAAAACATTTTCTGTGGCTAATGTTGTTGCTGAAGTACAACGACCAACACTTGTTTTGGCCCATAACAAAACTTTGGCAGCACAGTTATATTCAGAGTTCAAACAGTTCTTTCCAAACAACGCTGTGGAGTATTTCGTTTCGTACTATGATTACTATCAACCCGAAGCCTATATTCCTGTTACTGGAACTTATATTGAGAAAGACTTATCCATAAATGATGAAATAGAACGCTTACGAATTAGCACCTCCTCTTCCCTACTTTCCGGTCGACGAGATGTATTAGTAGTCGCTTCTGTATCTTGTTTGTATGGTATTGGTAATCCTACAGAATTCAAAAAGAATGTTATCACTATTGAAGTAGACCAACAAATTTCTCGTACCAAATTCTTACATCGCTTAGTAACCAGTTTGTACGCGCGTACCGAAGTTGAAATAAAAAGCGGAACATTTAAAGTAAAGGGTGATGTCGTTACCATTTATCCTTCGTATGGAGACAATGGATATAAAATCCACTTTTTTGGAGATGAAATAGAAGAAATTGAAACCTTCGATATTGAAACCAATCAGACAATTACGCGATTAGAAAAACTAAATATTTATCCTGCTAACCTATTTGTAACCTCTCCTGATATATTACAAAATGCCATTCATCAAATTCAAGATGATATGGTAAAACAGGTAGATTATTTTAAGGAAATTGGGAAACATTTAGAAGCAAAACGTTTACAAGAACGTACTGAGTTCGACTTAGAAATGATTCGTGAATTAGGCTATTGTTCAGGTATTGAAAACTACTCTCGTTATTTAGACGGCCGTGAAGCGGGTACACGACCTTTCTGTTTATTAGATTACTTTCCTGATGATTACTTAATGGTGATTGATGAAAGTCATGTAACTGTACCGCAAGTTCATGCCATGTATGGTGGAGATAGAAGTCGAAAAGAAAACTTGGTGGAATACGGGTTCCGTTTACCTGCTGCCATGGAT
The nucleotide sequence above comes from Tenacibaculum singaporense. Encoded proteins:
- a CDS encoding T9SS type B sorting domain-containing protein, giving the protein MKKQLLLAFFIIVSISLYSQKEANVWYFGNNAGLDFNSGSPVALNDGLLRTDEGCSSISDENGNLLFYSDGINVWTKNHELMRYSNGSLANNLQGNPSSSQSGLIVPNPEDKNLYYIFTVGTDFIGNLPYPDNPGFKYYTIDISKGNGGEVVSGPVNLSNGRDREWSEKVTAVQGKDCKEIWILSIVQDTFYAYKIDKNGVDSTTPIISSSSYYLRDKRGYLKASPDGSKVALADFTNDGSGRLVLYDFDNATGKVASNGLILTSGPTDGSPYGVEFSQESTKLYSSLYHENSNSFRVFQYNLLDANIAQTKTQIHQEQGYRGALQLAPNGKIYASIPDRAYLGAIENPEDNATDIQFTSNAVNLGGAMSSQGLPPFIQSFFAPVKLVNLANNEVLNNSNQVFCIGESYQIQPEKNNPNDTYTWFKDGKEIAKTRILTVDNTNFGSGLYEIKIESNSYCKKTFTGKVQITFEPKPTINPIQPYIQCDFDSNPIDGFTTFNLEVLENALVNNLTEVTIDFFETSDTSFSSPINKNNYTNLTAINHSITVKVTNNTTRCYQTDIINLQVNPTGLTSYSNEYIHELDQNASNPDAKFSIGTNNGFLDFSLKTQQIINNSGGSLSENTHDFQYYRTAEDASLQINQIIPPYEDDLFTNNSDVYIRISNKGATSCEAVGNFKIFVEKIPIPKGNLNNIILCVDNPRLTPQPHTTLLNADTGNTTDTYKWYLNGKLLSGETSAIYNANTTGQYKVEAYRTHPNITSPFMGYNTFFVKESNQALIVNIKSVDDQDNPDSNKIEITVDGLGDYEYALNSTNLSDFSKGNENLTYTFTDIPPGLNSISIRDRNGCGITTSNQISTIYFQRHFTPNNDGHFDTWKVLGVDNDYYDVVKVQIFNRFGKLINEITDKNSQGWDGIYNGTILPSNDYWYNAELIDSNGKVRKKTGHFSLIRK
- the uvrB gene encoding excinuclease ABC subunit UvrB, coding for MNFELNSEFKPTGDQPQAIKQLANGILADEKYQTLLGVTGSGKTFSVANVVAEVQRPTLVLAHNKTLAAQLYSEFKQFFPNNAVEYFVSYYDYYQPEAYIPVTGTYIEKDLSINDEIERLRISTSSSLLSGRRDVLVVASVSCLYGIGNPTEFKKNVITIEVDQQISRTKFLHRLVTSLYARTEVEIKSGTFKVKGDVVTIYPSYGDNGYKIHFFGDEIEEIETFDIETNQTITRLEKLNIYPANLFVTSPDILQNAIHQIQDDMVKQVDYFKEIGKHLEAKRLQERTEFDLEMIRELGYCSGIENYSRYLDGREAGTRPFCLLDYFPDDYLMVIDESHVTVPQVHAMYGGDRSRKENLVEYGFRLPAAMDNRPLKFEEFEALQNQVIYVSATPADYELQKTEGLFVEQVIRPTGLLDPEIEVRPSLNQIDDLIEEIQIRVEKDERSLVTTLTKRMAEELAKYLTRIQVRCRYIHSDVDTLERVEIMQDLRKGLFDVLIGVNLLREGLDLPEVSLVAILDADKEGFLRSHRSLTQTVGRAARNVNGKAIMYADKITNSMQLTIDETNRRREKQINYNTAHGITPKQINKRIDNTLSKNTITSYHYDNATQKAAEQELEYLPKQEIEKRIRNKRKQMEEAAKALDFLVAAQLRDEIEVLKENL
- a CDS encoding ABC transporter ATP-binding protein, whose product is METILSIRNLDKKYGKVHAVNNLSFDIQKGTVYGILGPNGSGKSTTLGIILNVVNKTSGSFSWFNGNLSTHEALKKVGAIIERPNFYPYMSAVQNLQLICKIKGVSYDKIEEKLKIVNLFERRNSKFKTYSLGMKQRLAIASALLNDPEILILDEPTNGLDPQGIHEIRQIIKEIAKNGTTILLASHLLDEVEKVCSHVVVIRNGVKLYSGRVDEMTASNGFFELQADNQEILTQLLENHPAIGNIKEENGILIASLDSELSASEINTFLFDKGISLSHLVKRKPSLEQQFLDLTNNQ
- a CDS encoding ABC transporter permease, with amino-acid sequence MLRLLNIEIHKLKYNRASKVLSIIYFALLTSIALIAAIKFDIGPIKFHLAEQGIFNFPYIWHFNTYMAAIFKFFLLLVIVSMMANEYSYKTLKQNLIDGLSKKEFILSKFYTVIAFAFISTIFVFIVSLILGAIYSDFNEIAIIFSDLDYLFAFFIKLLGFFSFGLFLGVLIKRSAFAVAAMIVWLIVESLIKGYLYWTYRNVKTGVDEAVNSIMQFFPLESMANLIKEPFTRLGAVKSVANQIGENFTKDYSVSLFNIAIVLIWTAIFIYSSYALLKKRDL